In Streptomyces nojiriensis, the sequence CCGGAGCCCGATCCGGCCGAGGATGGTGCCGGCGTGCGTGCCGTAGACGGCCAGCACTGCGATGCCGACAAGGAGCACGGCGCCGATCACGGCACGGCGGACGAGGCGGGCGTTCATGAGAGCTGCCTTTCTTTCACGGGTACGGGGTGTGCGGCGTCGCCCACGGTCAGGACCACGTCGCAGCGGTCGCGGACCGCGTCGTCGTGGGTGGCGATGACGACGGCGCAGCCCTCCTCACACATCGTGCGGAGGATCTCGACGACCATGGAGGTGTTGTCGTGGTCGAGGGCGCCCGTCGGCTCGTCGGCGAGGACGAGGGCGGGCTGCTTGACGATGAGGCGGGCCAGCGCGACGCGCTGCTGCTCCCCACCGCTGAGCCGGTGGACCTGTTCCTTCTCGCGTCCGGCCAGCCCGACCCGCTCCAGGGCCTCGGCGACGGTCGGATCGCCCTTCCTCGCTCTACGCGGCTTCATCGCGACCTCCAGGTTGGCCGCGACGCTCGCGTTCTCGATCAGCGCGTAGTTCTGGAAGAGGTACCCGAGCACGTCACGCCGGTAGTGCCGCGTGGCGCGCGGGCCGAAGCCGGTGATGTCGCGGCCCTCGTGCCGGATCGCCCCGGAGCTCGGCGCGTCGAGCAGGCCGAGGCAGTTGAGCAGCGTCGACTTGCCGGAACCGCTCGGGCCCGTGAGCGCCAGCATCTGCCGGCGTTCCACGGTGAAGGAGAGACCGGACCAGAGGGTTCGCGGGCCGAAGGACTTGGACAGGCTCTCGATCTCGATCATGTGGAAGCTCCTGCAGAAAGGTGGGGGGTCACGACTCGGCCGCCCCTTCCTTGACGATCCGGCGGTGGAAGACGACGAGGGCCACGAGCACGGCCGCGACCTCGACGGCGACGAGCACACCGGTGACGCCGAGGTCGAGCCCGGTGAATTCGGCGGTCGGGCGGGGGGCGGGGATGCCGAGGGCCTCGTACCGGGCGGCGTCCTGGTTCTGCTGCCACACCTGGAAGGGCACCCATGCGGCGAGCAGTACGGCGAGGACGCCTTCGACCAGCAGGACGGGACGGTGGGTGGCCGTGAAGGTCCAGCCGCTGATGTG encodes:
- a CDS encoding ABC transporter ATP-binding protein; its protein translation is MIEIESLSKSFGPRTLWSGLSFTVERRQMLALTGPSGSGKSTLLNCLGLLDAPSSGAIRHEGRDITGFGPRATRHYRRDVLGYLFQNYALIENASVAANLEVAMKPRRARKGDPTVAEALERVGLAGREKEQVHRLSGGEQQRVALARLIVKQPALVLADEPTGALDHDNTSMVVEILRTMCEEGCAVVIATHDDAVRDRCDVVLTVGDAAHPVPVKERQLS